The following are encoded together in the Daucus carota subsp. sativus chromosome 5, DH1 v3.0, whole genome shotgun sequence genome:
- the LOC108222461 gene encoding uncharacterized protein LOC108222461, with translation MPFPSKIQPVGSSSHGASAFARPAVRSRLRRLFELPFANALRAPEKAGADGGNDVSDPSSVCLGNMVRNFIEGGEKQMKCSRSKCYCFNSSDSDDEFDSHHAHACEILKELVLCSTVSESNLLADIAKIVDENKLINCANDYTRKSVTDGLIALGYDASICKSSWGKNVSFPPGEHQYVDVITKDERLIVDIDFRSEFAIARSTNKYNAILEILPEIFVGKPDRIEHIVHLVSEAAKQSLKKKGMPFPPWRRADYVKSKWLAPHTRTFPPQQPLLAPPALTLMDSTGFTTHGKGGLFGTKKATTSVLMAAVKSPASSGHSDTLFSMSEE, from the exons ATGCCTTTTCCATCGAAGATTCAGCCCGTTGGTTCCAGTTCACATGGGGCATCGGCTTTTGCGAGGCCAGCGGTGAGATCGCGGCTCAGGAGGCTCTTCGAGCTGCCGTTCGCCAATGCGTTGAGGGCACCGGAGAAAGCTGGTGCGGATGGCGGAAACGACGTATCCGATCCGAGTTCGGTTTGTTTAGGTAACATGGTGAGGAATTTCATCGAGGGTGGTGAGAAGCAGATGAAGTGTTCTCGGAGCAAGTGCTACTGCTTCAATAGCAGCGATTCGGACGATGAATTCGATTCTCATCATGCTCATGCATGTGAAATTCTCAAG GAGTTGGTGCTGTGCTCGACTGTCTCGGAGAGCAATCTGTTAGCAGACATTGCGAAAATCGTCGACGAAAACAAACTCATCAACTGCGCAAACGATTACACCAGAAAATCGGTTACTGATGGTCTCATAGCTCTCGGATACGACGCTTCAATCTGCAAATCGAGCTGGGGAAAAAACGTTTCATTTCCTCCTG GTGAGCATCAGTACGTTGATGTGATCACCAAAGACGAGAGACTAATCGTGGACATCGATTTCCGCTCAGAATTCGCCATCGCAAGATCAACCAACAAGTACAACGCGATCCTCGAGATACTGCCTGAGATCTTCGTAGGCAAGCCTGATCGTATTGAGCACATAGTGCATCTCGTCTCCGAGGCGGCTAAGCAGAGCTTGAAGAAGAAAGGAATGCCTTTTCCACCATGGCGCCGCGCAGACTATGTCAAGTCCAAATGGCTCGCTCCTCACACCCGAACATTTCCGCCACAGCAGCCACTACTCGCTCCACCAGCACTGACTCTAATGGACTCGACTGGCTTCACAACTCATGGCAAAGGTGGATTGTTCGGAACCAAGAAGGCGACAACTAGTGTTCTGATGGCGGCTGTGAAGTCTCCAGCGTCTTCCGGCCACAGTGACACCCTCTTCAGCATGTCTGAAGAATGA